Proteins co-encoded in one Spirosoma endbachense genomic window:
- a CDS encoding HEAT repeat domain-containing protein, with the protein MRKSTMSLLTNRKRLWLLALAPTLCLVGYQVEKDPIDRRIKRMAPEKAAQLAKAIEATVTPELAEGLTLRLWGVDSLVADPIAIDIDDTGRLYYTRTNRQKNSEFDIRSHQDWEIESNRLQSIEDKRAFLHRVLSPENSAKNDWLKDLNGDGSHDWRDMTVEKENIYRIEDTSGDGVADLSQLVVDDFHDEVTDVAGGVLSNGDDLFVAVAPDLWRMKDKDGDGIAETKTSISHGYGVHVGFGGHGMSGIEMGPDGKIYWQIGDIGFNGKGPDGQQWAYPNSGVIVRSNPDGSDFEVFAHGVRNTHEFVFDEYGNLISEDNDGDHPGEKERLVYIVNGSDTGWRSNWQYGKYRDPNNNTYKVWMDEQMYKPRFEGQAAYITPTIANFVSGPAGMRYNPGTALSPAYKNTFFIAEFVGNPARSGIHSFKLKPKGASFELGEQKKILGNVLATGIDFGPDGALYVADWINGWDAKDYGRIWKLDDKAGASSADRQRTKALLAEKFGQRSETDLGELLKNPDMRVRQKAQFELAKRGTNGAAVFSTAIKQTDNQLARVHGIWGISQLTRQDKQYGQLLMPLLDDKDPEIRAQAAKWLGDVRYKEAGAALIPLLKDANSRTRFFAAEALGRIAYEPAIQPIIQLLEANNDEDAYIRHAGSLALARIGKAAPVVALASHSSRAVRIAAVVALRRMSDPGIASFLDDKDEFVVTEAARGINDDLSIPDALPALGKVLQKTTFTNEALLRRVINANLRVGTPEAMQTLIDYSQKEGNPLAMRAEALEALSTWAKPSVLDRVDGRYRGVIERDGAMLKTKTADSYIKLLTHPELTLRLSAIKAITKLNLTEAAEPLFSRLTGDKEAAVRIAALRALASMNDKQVSKAIETALADSEKSVRVAGLDLLAKSDMPKDRMVSLLTEVINTRTTEEKQAALLTLGKLPIASSQKAFDQFLAKMTAGTMPAELQLELEEAIESSHSPQLAARYKAITSKLSPDALAASYKGSLLGGEPDLGRRIFFRHQTAQCIRCHAYDDLGGNAGPRLNGVASRLTREQLLEALINPSARLAPGFGTVNLKLKNGKTVSGILQGETSTEIKVKVGDQPDTAIRKDQVAKRTTAPSSMPEMKYLLTKREIRDVVSFLSTLKEDK; encoded by the coding sequence ATGAGAAAAAGTACCATGAGTTTATTGACAAACAGGAAACGGCTCTGGCTCCTCGCGCTGGCTCCCACGCTCTGCCTGGTGGGCTATCAGGTCGAGAAAGACCCAATAGATCGCCGGATCAAACGCATGGCTCCCGAAAAAGCCGCCCAATTGGCAAAAGCGATCGAGGCCACGGTCACCCCCGAATTAGCCGAGGGGCTGACGTTGCGTTTGTGGGGCGTAGATTCGTTAGTTGCCGATCCGATTGCCATTGATATAGATGATACTGGTAGACTATATTACACCCGAACCAATCGGCAGAAAAATTCAGAATTTGATATTCGGAGCCATCAGGATTGGGAGATCGAATCGAACCGTCTGCAAAGCATTGAGGATAAACGTGCCTTCCTGCACCGGGTTCTATCGCCCGAAAACAGTGCAAAAAATGACTGGTTAAAAGACCTCAACGGGGATGGCTCCCACGATTGGCGGGACATGACAGTCGAGAAGGAAAATATTTACCGAATCGAAGACACATCCGGTGATGGCGTCGCTGATTTGTCACAATTGGTTGTCGATGACTTTCACGACGAAGTAACCGATGTGGCCGGTGGTGTTTTAAGCAACGGTGATGATCTGTTTGTGGCCGTAGCGCCCGATTTATGGCGCATGAAAGACAAAGATGGCGACGGTATTGCTGAAACAAAAACCTCTATTTCACATGGTTATGGGGTTCATGTAGGCTTTGGTGGTCATGGGATGTCGGGTATCGAGATGGGGCCAGATGGCAAGATCTACTGGCAAATCGGTGATATTGGCTTCAATGGTAAAGGGCCGGATGGGCAACAATGGGCGTATCCCAATAGTGGCGTCATTGTGCGGTCGAATCCCGATGGTAGCGATTTTGAAGTATTTGCTCATGGTGTTCGCAATACCCACGAATTTGTATTTGATGAATACGGCAACCTGATCAGCGAAGACAATGACGGCGACCATCCGGGCGAGAAAGAGCGACTGGTTTATATTGTTAACGGCTCAGATACGGGCTGGCGCAGTAACTGGCAGTACGGTAAATACCGCGACCCAAATAACAATACCTATAAAGTCTGGATGGATGAGCAAATGTATAAGCCTCGCTTTGAGGGTCAGGCCGCTTACATTACGCCAACGATCGCCAATTTTGTGAGCGGCCCGGCCGGAATGCGCTACAATCCGGGTACGGCTTTAAGCCCAGCTTACAAAAACACGTTTTTTATCGCTGAATTTGTGGGCAATCCTGCTCGCTCAGGCATTCATTCATTTAAGCTGAAACCGAAAGGAGCCTCCTTTGAGTTGGGCGAACAGAAAAAAATTCTAGGCAACGTACTGGCCACGGGTATTGATTTCGGCCCCGATGGTGCTCTCTATGTAGCCGACTGGATCAATGGCTGGGATGCCAAAGACTATGGCCGCATCTGGAAACTGGATGATAAAGCAGGCGCTTCATCGGCTGATCGTCAGCGAACCAAAGCTTTGCTGGCCGAAAAGTTTGGTCAACGCTCAGAAACTGATTTAGGTGAATTATTGAAGAATCCCGATATGCGCGTTCGGCAGAAAGCCCAGTTCGAATTAGCCAAACGGGGTACCAATGGCGCTGCAGTTTTTTCTACAGCGATCAAACAAACCGACAATCAACTGGCCCGAGTGCATGGTATCTGGGGTATTAGTCAACTGACCCGTCAGGATAAGCAATATGGCCAGTTACTGATGCCTTTACTCGACGATAAAGATCCTGAGATTCGTGCCCAGGCGGCCAAATGGTTAGGCGATGTTCGCTACAAAGAAGCTGGCGCAGCCCTGATTCCGCTCTTGAAAGATGCCAACAGCCGGACTCGTTTCTTTGCTGCCGAGGCCCTGGGGCGCATTGCTTATGAGCCTGCCATTCAGCCTATTATTCAACTCCTGGAGGCCAACAACGACGAAGACGCGTACATCCGCCATGCGGGTAGCCTCGCGCTCGCCCGCATCGGGAAAGCAGCTCCAGTTGTGGCTTTAGCCAGTCATTCGTCGCGGGCGGTACGAATTGCTGCCGTGGTGGCACTTCGACGTATGAGCGATCCGGGTATTGCCAGTTTCCTGGACGATAAAGATGAATTTGTCGTGACCGAAGCCGCTCGGGGCATCAATGATGATCTGTCTATTCCAGATGCACTCCCGGCATTGGGCAAGGTGTTACAAAAGACGACCTTCACGAATGAAGCCCTGCTACGGCGCGTCATCAATGCGAATTTGCGGGTAGGAACCCCTGAAGCGATGCAAACCCTAATTGACTATTCCCAGAAAGAAGGCAACCCACTGGCCATGCGGGCCGAAGCGCTGGAAGCGCTGAGTACGTGGGCAAAACCGTCCGTGCTGGATCGGGTTGATGGACGCTACCGGGGTGTCATTGAGCGAGATGGGGCTATGCTCAAAACGAAAACTGCCGATAGCTACATCAAGTTGCTGACGCATCCAGAATTGACTCTACGGCTGAGTGCGATCAAAGCCATCACCAAGCTAAACCTGACCGAAGCGGCTGAGCCGTTGTTCAGCCGGTTAACGGGCGACAAAGAAGCGGCTGTCCGGATCGCTGCGTTGCGGGCGTTGGCTTCGATGAACGATAAACAAGTCAGTAAAGCTATTGAAACAGCCCTGGCCGACAGCGAGAAAAGTGTACGGGTAGCAGGGTTAGATTTATTAGCCAAATCGGACATGCCCAAAGACCGGATGGTGAGTTTATTGACAGAGGTGATCAATACCCGGACAACCGAAGAAAAGCAGGCAGCCCTGCTCACGCTGGGGAAACTTCCTATTGCCAGTTCACAGAAGGCGTTCGACCAGTTCCTGGCTAAAATGACCGCAGGCACGATGCCCGCCGAACTTCAACTGGAATTAGAGGAAGCTATCGAAAGTAGTCACTCTCCACAATTGGCTGCCCGCTATAAAGCAATCACGTCTAAACTGTCACCGGATGCGCTGGCCGCTTCCTACAAGGGAAGTTTACTCGGAGGTGAACCCGATTTGGGCCGACGCATCTTTTTCCGCCACCAAACAGCGCAGTGTATCCGCTGTCATGCCTACGATGACCTGGGGGGCAATGCTGGTCCTCGTCTGAACGGCGTAGCAAGCCGACTCACTCGTGAACAACTGCTGGAAGCCCTGATCAACCCAAGTGCCCGTTTAGCGCCTGGATTTGGCACGGTCAACCTGAAGCTTAAAAATGGCAAAACCGTCAGTGGTATTTTGCAGGGTGAGACCAGCACAGAGATCAAAGTAAAAGTGGGGGATCAGCCAGATACCGCCATCCGTAAAGATCAGGTTGCGAAGCGAACAACCGCTCCATCGAGTATGCCCGAAATGAAATACCTGCTGACAAAACGGGAAATTCGGGATGTGGTTAGTTTCCTGTCGACATTGAAGGAAGATAAGTAA